A stretch of Lathyrus oleraceus cultivar Zhongwan6 chromosome 6, CAAS_Psat_ZW6_1.0, whole genome shotgun sequence DNA encodes these proteins:
- the LOC127091582 gene encoding uncharacterized protein LOC127091582 isoform X1, translated as MDTDGLSQICSGLGSIEEDDEGNRIGYSKGEYCLDNLKDLLRFLRRDDPQTRDVFKQVCKWNIVSKDLVPIIEHYHEDRSMLLNAVKVLVFLTMPIEPGSTDVSQQLDYLWDLKSAVTNSDVATVIVSILEKPLENLELNAFTEDDWKLVQLVFTLFRNILAVQEIPLHQKSAGFASHFLSLRDRFLELLFRENVMDIILVVSQNVGSSNVYLRQDNLLLLEIFHYIFMGQEPELIVRGHLNGLKVDEDSQASLDSLQSIMEEEKKKRVINRLGNISRHSQFSGTFARVTMDGSKAVFKGNPNSSRNMHLKSQNVIRGRAKKIAWDHPRLPSTKDKILEMLKGFVNQFLSGGYNVLMRSVREDIVKEHPAIQKSDVVVFFQVADFISSFQFYKYSTSKTEEEKDIFGDNDANASDFSGKICGPIEASLNESMFQLVISHWRQAYDGLKETNDYKFLSAAGSLLKSMIRMLDLVLKSLPDDSKEPQTARILLYKLFYDQTEEGMTQFLLNLIKTFDTHKQCKSDLADLVEIICKVVKLMDYLQSRGTLRVSKKARKLKKKTSNGTESGNKPTGDHSCVKKEAGISIDNPLGENHLIQKESLPNAISTDQEAIPDDNEHESLEKDVNSQVRLESMENTHLDGNGHENVKGDVNSQVRLEPMENTHLDDNEHENVKGDVNSQVRLESMENTHLDNDDNEHENVKGDVNSQVRLESMENTHLDDNEHNNVKGDLNFQVGLESGKKTNLDDNEHKNVEEDVTSQVGLKPIENTNLEHLNEDMLDDTGDFSEDEQLNTISEVDFNVSMLVSAFANHSIIQKLCWLLKFYKSNSLAINHYIISMLRRISDELELHPMLYQLSLLTTFYDILAEQKSCPCEEYASIVDFLNSLVRKMLKKMKKQPLLFVEILFWKTRRECHYINAEYMLDELGDMRKESKNWNDTQRDVEIGSSSVKAWTHRSIADALGDDEADVVISHDSRYQNNVEKLDDVEGFASTSGSKNRRDDNNGEPWLEDESQTAPRRKRKFVLDAELEMQIKNLYEKFKDDRNCSRRIAEELDPDGKISPAQISNKLKKLGLTIASRKKKGGANETFSTSPNQLEGAGVAGVVNLEGSLLVQHRQKRKRVSAFNEDQEALIKVLFEQFKDHRRCNYMIANALDVDGKFTPAQVSRKLKQLGLWVQQKSFRGNIHQKGEDLMDYSKDGMDKSDDETLLSLIERKKVKKGKKSSKPLHEQTNEDKLSKDESDDEMLGSILKKKGKKRKESSKQVHEQTGEDKLSKDASDDEILGSILKKKKNRSVSGEHLHENTNEGELSRYDSEDEILQSALKKKKNRPGEHLHENTNEGELSRYDSEDEILQSALKKKMDRPASGEHLHENTNSEDEILQSALKKKKNRPGEHLHENTNEGELSRYDSEDEILQSALKKKKDRPASGEHLHENTNSEDEILQSALKKKNNRSVSGEYLHENTNEGELSRYDSEDEILQSALTENQVGFKNSQVENKQVDPDLEDSEDDVAVKVLSDNPVSRRKLRMVMDLEDDD; from the exons ATGGACACAGATGGGTTATCTCAAATCTGCAGCGGCCTCGGATCAATAGAAGAGGACGATGAAGGAAACCGAATCGGTTACTCCAAAGGCGAATACTGTCTCG ATAACCTGAAAGACTTGCTGAGGTTTTTGAGACGCGACGACCCGCAAACACGTGATGTGTTCAAGCAAGTGTGCAAATGGAACATCGTTTCTAAGGATTTGGTACCGATTATCGAGCATTACCATGAAGATCGTAGCATGCTTCTGAATGCAG TGAAGGTTTTGGTGTTCCTTACAATGCCAATTGAGCCTGGTTCCACAGATGTATCTCAGCAGTTGGACTATTTATGGGATTTGAAGTCTGCAGTGACTAACAGTGATGTTGCTACAGTGATAGTGTCCATTTTAGAAAAACCACTTGAGAATTTGGAACT TAATGCATTCACTGAGGATGATTGGAAATTGGTACAGCTGGTATTTACATTATTTAGAAATATACTTGCTGTTCAAGAAATCCCGTTGCATCAGAAATCAGCAGGATTTGCCTCCCATTTTTTATCTCTGAGAGATAGATTTCTGGAGCTTTTGTTTCGTGAGAATGTGATGGATATAATCTTGGTTGTATCTCAAAATGTTGGCAGCTCTAATGTTTATCTCCGTCAGGATAATTTGCTTCTATTGGAAATATTCCATTACATTTTTATGGGTCAGGAGCCAGAGTTGATTGTCCGGGGCCATTTGAATGGATTGAAG GTTGACGAAGACTCCCAAGCCTCTCTTGATAGTCTCCAGTCCATCATGGaggaagaaaagaagaaaagagTTATTAATAGGCTTGGCAATATCAGCCGGCATTCACAATTCAGTGGAACATTTGCACGGGTTACCATG GATGGTTCTAAAGCCGTGTTTAAGGGGAATCCTAATTCTTCTCGTAATATGCATCTTAAATCACAAAATGTCATTCGAGGTCGAGCCAAAAAAATTGCGTGGGATCATCCAAGGTTGCCTTCAACAAAGGACAAGATCTTGGAGATGCTTAAAGGATTTGTAAATCAGTTTCTTTCTGGGGGATACAACG TTTTGATGCGATCGGTCCGTGAAGATATTGTAAAGGAGCATCCTGCAATTCAGAAAAGTGACGTTGTTGTTTTCTTTCAAGTGGCTGACTTTATCTCTTCATTTCAGTTTTACAAGTATTCAACTTCaaag ACGGAGGAAGAAAAGGACATATTTGGTGATAATGATGCCAATGCTTCAGATTTCAGTGGTAAAATATGTGGCCCAATCGAGGCATCGTTGAATGAGTCGATGTTTCAACTAGTTATTTCACATTGGCGGCAGGCTTATGATGGTCTAAAGGAAACAAATGACTACAAGTTTCTATCTGCAGCTGGCTCTCTTTTGAAAAGCATG ATTCGCATGCTGGATTTAGTACTTAAGTCGTTGCCAGATGACTCTAAGGAGCCGCAAACAGCCCGCATTCTTTTGTATAAGTTATTTTATGATCAGACCGAAGAAGGGATGACTCAATTCCTCTTGAATTTGATCAAAACGTTTGACACACACAAACAATGCAAAAG TGATCTTGCAGATTTGGTTGAAATCATTTGCAAAGTTGTGAAGCTAATGGATTATCTTCAGTCTCGAGGAACATTGAGG GTGTcaaagaaagcaaggaagttgAAAAAGAAAACTTCCAATGGAACAGAATCAGGGAATAAACCAACTGGAGATCATTCTTGTGTTAAAAAAGAAGCTGGCATTTCTATTGACAATCCATTAGGTGAAAACCATTTGATACAGAAGGAATCCCTACCGAATGCAATCTCCACTGACCAAGAGGCCATCCCTGATGATAATGAACATGAAAGTCTCGAGAAAGATGTGAACTCTCAAGTTCGCTTGGAATCAATGGAAAACACACATCTTGATGGCAATGGACATGAAAATGTCAAGGGAGATGTGAACTCCCAAGTTCGTTTGGAACCAATGGAAAACACACATCTTGATGATAATGAACATGAAAATGTCAAGGGAGATGTGAACTCCCAAGTTCGTTTGGAATCAATGGAAAACACACATCTTGATAATGATGATAACGAACATGAAAATGTCAAGGGAGATGTGAACTCCCAAGTTCGTTTGGAATCAATGGAAAACACACATCTTGATGATAATGAACATAATAATGTCAAGGGAGATTTGAACTTCCAAGTTGGTTTGGAATCTGGGAAAAAGACAAATCTTGATGATAATGAACACAAAAATGTAGAGGAAGATGTGACCTCCCAAGTTGGTTTAAAACCAATAGAAAACACAAATCTTGAACATCTTAATGAGGATATGTTGGATGACACTGGTGATTTTTCTGAAGATGAGCAATTAAATACAATTAGTGAAGTTGATTTCAATGTTTCAATGCTTGTCTCCGCTTTTGCAAATCACAGTATCATTCAGAAATTATGTTGGTTGCTCAAGTTTTATAAAAGCAATTCCCTTGCAATAAATCATTACATAATAAGCATGTTGCGGAGAATTAGTGATGAGCTTGAACTCCATCCCATGCTCTACCAG TTGTCGCTGCTCACAACTTTCTACGATATTCTTGCTGAACAAAAGTCATGCCCCTGCGAGGAATATGCAAGTATTGTTGATTTCCTGAACAGTTTGGTCAGAAAGATGCTGAAGAAAATGAAAAAGCAGCCCCTCCTATTTGTTGAAATTCTTTTTTGGAAGACCCGAAGGGAATGCCATTACATCAATGCAGAATATATGTTGGATGAACTTGGCGATATGAGAAAAGAAAGTAAAAATTGGAATGATACTCAAAGAGATGTAGAAATTGGTTCCTCCTCAGTGAAGGCGTGGACTCATAGAAGCATTGCTGATGCACTTGGTGATGATGAAGCTGATGTCGTGATCTCTCATGACTCAAGATATCAAAA CAATGTTGAAAAGCTTGATGATGTTGAAGGCTTTGCTTCTACCTCGGGAAGTAAGAATCGCAGAGACGATAACAA TGGGGAGCCATGGTTGGAAGATGAATCTCAAACAGCTCCGAGAAGAAAGAGAAAATTTGTTCTAGATGCTGAATTGGAGATGCAAATTAAGAATCTCTATGAGAA ATTCAAAGATGACAGAAATTGCAGTCGACGTATTGCTGAAGAGCTAGATCCAGATGGTAAAATTTCTCCAGCTCAAATATCCAATAAATTGAAAAAACTAGGGCTAACAATTGCATCAAGGAAAAAGAAGGGCGGTGCTAATGAAACTTTCTCAACAAGCCCTAATCAATTAGAAGGTGCCGGAGTAGCCGGAGTTGTGAATTTAGAGGGAAGCCTGTTGGTTCAGCATCG GCAGAAAAGAAAAAGAGTCAGTGCTTTCAATGAAGATCAGGAAGCCCTTATCAAAGTTCTATTTGAGCA ATTCAAGGATCATAGAAGATGTAACTATATGATAGCCAATGCACTGGACGTGGATGGTAAGTTCACACCTGCCCAAGTCTCTCGAAAACTTAAGCAACTTGGCTTATGGGTTCAGCAAAAGAGTTTTAGAGGAAATATCCACCAAAAGGGTGAGGATCTTATGGACTATTCAAAGGATGGAATGGATAAATCTGATGATGAGACACTTCTATCATTGATAGAAAG gAAAAAAGTGAAGAAAGGAAAAAAATCAAGCAAACCATTACATGAACAGACCAATGAGGATAAGCTGTCAAAAGATGAGTCTGATGATGAAATGCTTGGCTCTATCCTCAA gAAAAAAGGGAAGAAAAGAAAAGAATCAAGCAAACAGGTACACGAACAGACCGGTGAGGATAAATTGTCAAAAGATGCTTCTGATGATGAAATACTCGGCTCTATCCTCAA GAAAAAAAAGAATAGATCTGTATCTGGTGAACACTTACATGAAAACACCAATGAGGGTGAATTGTCTAGATATGATTCCGAAGATGAAATTCTTCAATCTGCACTGAA GAAAAAAAAGAATAGACCTGGTGAACATTTACATGAAAACACCAATGAGGGTGAATTGTCTAGATACGATTCCGAAGATGAAATTCTTCAATCTGCACTGAA gaaaaaaatGGATAGACCTGCATCTGGTGAACATTTACATGAAAACACCAATTCCGAAGATGAAATTCTTCAATCTGCACTGAA GAAAAAAAAGAATAGACCTGGTGAACATTTACATGAAAACACCAATGAGGGTGAATTGTCTAGATACGATTCTGAAGATGAAATTCTTCAATCTGCACTGAA gaaaaaaaaGGATAGACCTGCATCTGGTGAACATTTACATGAAAACACCAATTCCGAAGATGAAATTCTTCAATCTGCACTGAA GAAAAAAAATAATAGATCTGTATCTGGTGAATATTTACATGAAAACACCAATGAGGGTGAATTGTCTAGATACGATTCGGAAGATGAAATTCTTCAATCTGCACTTAC TGAAAATCAAGTAGGTTTTAAGAATTCCCAAGTAGAAAATAAGCAAGTGGATCCTGACTTGGAAGATTCAGAGGATGATGTGGCTGTTAAAGTACTTTCTGACAATCCTGTATCAAGAAGGAAGCTGAGAATGGTGATGGATCTTGAGGACGATGACTGA
- the LOC127091582 gene encoding uncharacterized protein LOC127091582 isoform X9 — translation MDTDGLSQICSGLGSIEEDDEGNRIGYSKGEYCLDNLKDLLRFLRRDDPQTRDVFKQVCKWNIVSKDLVPIIEHYHEDRSMLLNAVKVLVFLTMPIEPGSTDVSQQLDYLWDLKSAVTNSDVATVIVSILEKPLENLELNAFTEDDWKLVQLVFTLFRNILAVQEIPLHQKSAGFASHFLSLRDRFLELLFRENVMDIILVVSQNVGSSNVYLRQDNLLLLEIFHYIFMGQEPELIVRGHLNGLKVDEDSQASLDSLQSIMEEEKKKRVINRLGNISRHSQFSGTFARVTMDGSKAVFKGNPNSSRNMHLKSQNVIRGRAKKIAWDHPRLPSTKDKILEMLKGFVNQFLSGGYNVLMRSVREDIVKEHPAIQKSDVVVFFQVADFISSFQFYKYSTSKTEEEKDIFGDNDANASDFSGKICGPIEASLNESMFQLVISHWRQAYDGLKETNDYKFLSAAGSLLKSMIRMLDLVLKSLPDDSKEPQTARILLYKLFYDQTEEGMTQFLLNLIKTFDTHKQCKSDLADLVEIICKVVKLMDYLQSRGTLRVSKKARKLKKKTSNGTESGNKPTGDHSCVKKEAGISIDNPLGENHLIQKESLPNAISTDQEAIPDDNEHESLEKDVNSQVRLESMENTHLDGNGHENVKGDVNSQVRLEPMENTHLDDNEHENVKGDVNSQVRLESMENTHLDNDDNEHENVKGDVNSQVRLESMENTHLDDNEHNNVKGDLNFQVGLESGKKTNLDDNEHKNVEEDVTSQVGLKPIENTNLEHLNEDMLDDTGDFSEDEQLNTISEVDFNVSMLVSAFANHSIIQKLCWLLKFYKSNSLAINHYIISMLRRISDELELHPMLYQLSLLTTFYDILAEQKSCPCEEYASIVDFLNSLVRKMLKKMKKQPLLFVEILFWKTRRECHYINAEYMLDELGDMRKESKNWNDTQRDVEIGSSSVKAWTHRSIADALGDDEADVVISHDSRYQNNVEKLDDVEGFASTSGSKNRRDDNNGEPWLEDESQTAPRRKRKFVLDAELEMQIKNLYEKFKDDRNCSRRIAEELDPDGKISPAQISNKLKKLGLTIASRKKKGGANETFSTSPNQLEGAGVAGVVNLEGSLLVQHRQKRKRVSAFNEDQEALIKVLFEQFKDHRRCNYMIANALDVDGKFTPAQVSRKLKQLGLWVQQKSFRGNIHQKGEDLMDYSKDGMDKSDDETLLSLIERKKVKKGKKSSKPLHEQTNEDKLSKDESDDEMLGSILKKKGKKRKESSKQVHEQTGEDKLSKDASDDEILGSILKKKKNRSVSGEHLHENTNEGELSRYDSEDEILQSALKKKKNRPGEHLHENTNEGELSRYDSEDEILQSALKKKKDRPASGEHLHENTNSEDEILQSALKKKNNRSVSGEYLHENTNEGELSRYDSEDEILQSALTENQVGFKNSQVENKQVDPDLEDSEDDVAVKVLSDNPVSRRKLRMVMDLEDDD, via the exons ATGGACACAGATGGGTTATCTCAAATCTGCAGCGGCCTCGGATCAATAGAAGAGGACGATGAAGGAAACCGAATCGGTTACTCCAAAGGCGAATACTGTCTCG ATAACCTGAAAGACTTGCTGAGGTTTTTGAGACGCGACGACCCGCAAACACGTGATGTGTTCAAGCAAGTGTGCAAATGGAACATCGTTTCTAAGGATTTGGTACCGATTATCGAGCATTACCATGAAGATCGTAGCATGCTTCTGAATGCAG TGAAGGTTTTGGTGTTCCTTACAATGCCAATTGAGCCTGGTTCCACAGATGTATCTCAGCAGTTGGACTATTTATGGGATTTGAAGTCTGCAGTGACTAACAGTGATGTTGCTACAGTGATAGTGTCCATTTTAGAAAAACCACTTGAGAATTTGGAACT TAATGCATTCACTGAGGATGATTGGAAATTGGTACAGCTGGTATTTACATTATTTAGAAATATACTTGCTGTTCAAGAAATCCCGTTGCATCAGAAATCAGCAGGATTTGCCTCCCATTTTTTATCTCTGAGAGATAGATTTCTGGAGCTTTTGTTTCGTGAGAATGTGATGGATATAATCTTGGTTGTATCTCAAAATGTTGGCAGCTCTAATGTTTATCTCCGTCAGGATAATTTGCTTCTATTGGAAATATTCCATTACATTTTTATGGGTCAGGAGCCAGAGTTGATTGTCCGGGGCCATTTGAATGGATTGAAG GTTGACGAAGACTCCCAAGCCTCTCTTGATAGTCTCCAGTCCATCATGGaggaagaaaagaagaaaagagTTATTAATAGGCTTGGCAATATCAGCCGGCATTCACAATTCAGTGGAACATTTGCACGGGTTACCATG GATGGTTCTAAAGCCGTGTTTAAGGGGAATCCTAATTCTTCTCGTAATATGCATCTTAAATCACAAAATGTCATTCGAGGTCGAGCCAAAAAAATTGCGTGGGATCATCCAAGGTTGCCTTCAACAAAGGACAAGATCTTGGAGATGCTTAAAGGATTTGTAAATCAGTTTCTTTCTGGGGGATACAACG TTTTGATGCGATCGGTCCGTGAAGATATTGTAAAGGAGCATCCTGCAATTCAGAAAAGTGACGTTGTTGTTTTCTTTCAAGTGGCTGACTTTATCTCTTCATTTCAGTTTTACAAGTATTCAACTTCaaag ACGGAGGAAGAAAAGGACATATTTGGTGATAATGATGCCAATGCTTCAGATTTCAGTGGTAAAATATGTGGCCCAATCGAGGCATCGTTGAATGAGTCGATGTTTCAACTAGTTATTTCACATTGGCGGCAGGCTTATGATGGTCTAAAGGAAACAAATGACTACAAGTTTCTATCTGCAGCTGGCTCTCTTTTGAAAAGCATG ATTCGCATGCTGGATTTAGTACTTAAGTCGTTGCCAGATGACTCTAAGGAGCCGCAAACAGCCCGCATTCTTTTGTATAAGTTATTTTATGATCAGACCGAAGAAGGGATGACTCAATTCCTCTTGAATTTGATCAAAACGTTTGACACACACAAACAATGCAAAAG TGATCTTGCAGATTTGGTTGAAATCATTTGCAAAGTTGTGAAGCTAATGGATTATCTTCAGTCTCGAGGAACATTGAGG GTGTcaaagaaagcaaggaagttgAAAAAGAAAACTTCCAATGGAACAGAATCAGGGAATAAACCAACTGGAGATCATTCTTGTGTTAAAAAAGAAGCTGGCATTTCTATTGACAATCCATTAGGTGAAAACCATTTGATACAGAAGGAATCCCTACCGAATGCAATCTCCACTGACCAAGAGGCCATCCCTGATGATAATGAACATGAAAGTCTCGAGAAAGATGTGAACTCTCAAGTTCGCTTGGAATCAATGGAAAACACACATCTTGATGGCAATGGACATGAAAATGTCAAGGGAGATGTGAACTCCCAAGTTCGTTTGGAACCAATGGAAAACACACATCTTGATGATAATGAACATGAAAATGTCAAGGGAGATGTGAACTCCCAAGTTCGTTTGGAATCAATGGAAAACACACATCTTGATAATGATGATAACGAACATGAAAATGTCAAGGGAGATGTGAACTCCCAAGTTCGTTTGGAATCAATGGAAAACACACATCTTGATGATAATGAACATAATAATGTCAAGGGAGATTTGAACTTCCAAGTTGGTTTGGAATCTGGGAAAAAGACAAATCTTGATGATAATGAACACAAAAATGTAGAGGAAGATGTGACCTCCCAAGTTGGTTTAAAACCAATAGAAAACACAAATCTTGAACATCTTAATGAGGATATGTTGGATGACACTGGTGATTTTTCTGAAGATGAGCAATTAAATACAATTAGTGAAGTTGATTTCAATGTTTCAATGCTTGTCTCCGCTTTTGCAAATCACAGTATCATTCAGAAATTATGTTGGTTGCTCAAGTTTTATAAAAGCAATTCCCTTGCAATAAATCATTACATAATAAGCATGTTGCGGAGAATTAGTGATGAGCTTGAACTCCATCCCATGCTCTACCAG TTGTCGCTGCTCACAACTTTCTACGATATTCTTGCTGAACAAAAGTCATGCCCCTGCGAGGAATATGCAAGTATTGTTGATTTCCTGAACAGTTTGGTCAGAAAGATGCTGAAGAAAATGAAAAAGCAGCCCCTCCTATTTGTTGAAATTCTTTTTTGGAAGACCCGAAGGGAATGCCATTACATCAATGCAGAATATATGTTGGATGAACTTGGCGATATGAGAAAAGAAAGTAAAAATTGGAATGATACTCAAAGAGATGTAGAAATTGGTTCCTCCTCAGTGAAGGCGTGGACTCATAGAAGCATTGCTGATGCACTTGGTGATGATGAAGCTGATGTCGTGATCTCTCATGACTCAAGATATCAAAA CAATGTTGAAAAGCTTGATGATGTTGAAGGCTTTGCTTCTACCTCGGGAAGTAAGAATCGCAGAGACGATAACAA TGGGGAGCCATGGTTGGAAGATGAATCTCAAACAGCTCCGAGAAGAAAGAGAAAATTTGTTCTAGATGCTGAATTGGAGATGCAAATTAAGAATCTCTATGAGAA ATTCAAAGATGACAGAAATTGCAGTCGACGTATTGCTGAAGAGCTAGATCCAGATGGTAAAATTTCTCCAGCTCAAATATCCAATAAATTGAAAAAACTAGGGCTAACAATTGCATCAAGGAAAAAGAAGGGCGGTGCTAATGAAACTTTCTCAACAAGCCCTAATCAATTAGAAGGTGCCGGAGTAGCCGGAGTTGTGAATTTAGAGGGAAGCCTGTTGGTTCAGCATCG GCAGAAAAGAAAAAGAGTCAGTGCTTTCAATGAAGATCAGGAAGCCCTTATCAAAGTTCTATTTGAGCA ATTCAAGGATCATAGAAGATGTAACTATATGATAGCCAATGCACTGGACGTGGATGGTAAGTTCACACCTGCCCAAGTCTCTCGAAAACTTAAGCAACTTGGCTTATGGGTTCAGCAAAAGAGTTTTAGAGGAAATATCCACCAAAAGGGTGAGGATCTTATGGACTATTCAAAGGATGGAATGGATAAATCTGATGATGAGACACTTCTATCATTGATAGAAAG gAAAAAAGTGAAGAAAGGAAAAAAATCAAGCAAACCATTACATGAACAGACCAATGAGGATAAGCTGTCAAAAGATGAGTCTGATGATGAAATGCTTGGCTCTATCCTCAA gAAAAAAGGGAAGAAAAGAAAAGAATCAAGCAAACAGGTACACGAACAGACCGGTGAGGATAAATTGTCAAAAGATGCTTCTGATGATGAAATACTCGGCTCTATCCTCAA GAAAAAAAAGAATAGATCTGTATCTGGTGAACACTTACATGAAAACACCAATGAGGGTGAATTGTCTAGATATGATTCCGAAGATGAAATTCTTCAATCTGCACTGAA GAAAAAAAAGAATAGACCTGGTGAACATTTACATGAAAACACCAATGAGGGTGAATTGTCTAGATACGATTCCGAAGATGAAATTCTTCAATCTGCACTGAA gaaaaaaaaGGATAGACCTGCATCTGGTGAACATTTACATGAAAACACCAATTCCGAAGATGAAATTCTTCAATCTGCACTGAA GAAAAAAAATAATAGATCTGTATCTGGTGAATATTTACATGAAAACACCAATGAGGGTGAATTGTCTAGATACGATTCGGAAGATGAAATTCTTCAATCTGCACTTAC TGAAAATCAAGTAGGTTTTAAGAATTCCCAAGTAGAAAATAAGCAAGTGGATCCTGACTTGGAAGATTCAGAGGATGATGTGGCTGTTAAAGTACTTTCTGACAATCCTGTATCAAGAAGGAAGCTGAGAATGGTGATGGATCTTGAGGACGATGACTGA